The following are from one region of the Gossypium hirsutum isolate 1008001.06 chromosome D03, Gossypium_hirsutum_v2.1, whole genome shotgun sequence genome:
- the LOC107949906 gene encoding uncharacterized protein, with amino-acid sequence MENVRGSCGFLNGIDVSAGLVHMGKGDFPNTNIRERLDKGVANSKRMEMFPSAMIQHFMHSFSDHCPLIICTEQEMNRLAGSIKSKRNGLKKKLTKKLEELAQEELDDENLAQIIDTKVQLNLEIDKDEMYWEQRARASWLKLGDKNTAFFLNYASCRDIVRINSIRSLKDEDGRVE; translated from the exons ATGGAGAATGTTCGGGGGAGTTGTGGTTTCTTGAATGGTATTGATGTGTCAGCG GGTTTGGTTCACATGGGAAAAGGGGATTTTCCTAATACTAATATTAGAGAGCGACTGGATAAGGGTGTGGCTAATTCTAAACGGATGGAAATGTTTCCTAGCGCAATGATTCAGCACTTCATGCATTCTTTCTCTGACCATTGCCCTCTCATTATTTGTACAGAACAAGAAATGAACAGACTG GCAGGTTCAATAAAATCTAAAAGAAATGGTCTCAAAAAGAAGTTAACGAAAAAATTAGAAGAGTTGGCACAAGAAGAGTTAGATGATGAGAATCTTGCTCAAATTATTGATACGAAGGTCCAATTAAACTTAGAGATTGATAAAGACGAAATGTATTGGGAACAAAGAGCTAGGGCAAGTTGGTTAAAACTGGGGGACAAAAATACAGCTTTCTTTCTCAATTATGCTTCATGTCGAGATATCGTACGCATAAACTCTATTCGAAGTTTGAAAGATGAGGATGGGAGGGTGGAATGA